In Candidatus Bathyarchaeota archaeon, the DNA window CACCTTTGTTTTACAAGTTAAATGGATTTATTTAAACTTTCTTCCAATTACTGTGTGATAGGAATTCTTTTTCCGGTACTATCTCTTTCATATTTACCGAAATCATCTAGATTTCTTAAAACATCATCATTAAACACTGGGCCATCCTTACAGACTCTATATGAACCTATGGAACAACTCCCACATATGCCAATCCCACATTTCATTCTCCTTTCCAGACTAACTTGTACTTTTATGTCCTTTTCGAGGCCTTTGTCAAATATTTTTTTCATCATAAGCTCATGGCCGCATGCATAGATTATATCAAAACTTTCTGTCTCTAAAAGTTCCTCAACAACGTCGCATACAGTTCCTTTAACTCCAAATTTACCATTTTCTGTTGCAGGTATTAACATTCCTTTAGACATTCTCACGATAGGCGAGAGTCTATCATAAAAGAGTAATTCACCAGTAGTTTCCGCTCCAAGAACTATTGTAAATTCTTCCCCTTTTTTAGCTATAGTCTCAATCAATGGAAACAATGCAGCAGCCCCTGAACCTCCACAAGCAATCAATGCTCTTTTC includes these proteins:
- a CDS encoding dihydroorotate dehydrogenase electron transfer subunit, translated to MFKEKITHKPRIVKITKVNIETPTIKTFFFRDEDCSKAQPGQFAMVWIPEIDELPMSISYVGKDNIAAISVKSVGKATQIMHLKKVGGLIGVRGPYGTNFTIQNGKRALIACGGSGAAALFPLIETIAKKGEEFTIVLGAETTGELLFYDRLSPIVRMSKGMLIPATENGKFGVKGTVCDVVEELLETESFDIIYACGHELMMKKIFDKGLEKDIKVQVSLERRMKCGIGICGSCSIGSYRVCKDGPVFNDDVLRNLDDFGKYERDSTGKRIPITQ